The Microbacterium trichothecenolyticum sequence TGCTCGGCGTCACGCTTGAGCCCGCACCTCGGCCGGAGCGAAGACGGCGAGATCGATCGCCCGTGTACGCGCGGCGTCCACCGCGGCTGCGACGGCCCCGATCGAGACGATGTCTGCGCCCAGGGGGGAGGCCACCAGTTCGGGTGCCGGAAGGTGCAGCTCGGTGGGCAGGGCTGCACTGGCCGCCTCGATGATCGGGCCCGCCCCGGCGGCGATGGCCCCCGACACGACCACGCGTCGCACGTCGAACAGGCTCCCCAGCACCCCCGTCACCGTCGCCAGAGCCGCACCGACCTCGGCGGCCACAGCCAGTGCCCCCGGGTCGCCTCGGCCGGCGAGGTGGAGCACCGTCTTGGCATCCAGGCTCTCGAGCGGAACGCGTGCCAGGTCGCTGTCGGCGGGCAGGGTTCCCGCGGTGATCGCCGCGCGGGCGGCCTCCACGCAGCGCGGGGCGAGACCGAAGGCGCTGCCGACGCCCTCGACGCGGTCGAGGGCCACGGTCTCACCCGCTCCGCCGTGTGCTCCGCGCAGCAGACGCCCGTCGATCCACAGGCCCGCTCCGAAGCGCTCACCGGCCAGCAGTGCGATGAAGTCGTCGCACCCGACGGCCGCACCCTGGGCGTGCTCCGCGACCGCGGCGAGCGACGCATCGTTCTCGACGCGCACGACCGGGGCCCATGCGGCGAAGGTGTCGACGAAGTCGGGGTTCATCCGCTGCCAGAACCCGTCGTGGTGCACGGGGGAGCGGCCCGCGCGGTCGACCGGCGCGGGCACGCCCACGCAGAGCGCGACGACCCGGTCCCGCGAGGCGCGGGCCCGGGTGAGCGTGGCATCGACGACCTTTTCGGTCGCGCGGCGCCGGCGCTCGGGGGAGTCGCGTTCGGGATCGACGGTCAGGCGCGAGGTGGCGACCGGGGTGCCGCGCAGGTCGGCGACGGTCGCGGTGACGTGACCGCGACCGGCGTCGACGCCCACCACCAGTCCGGCGTCGGCGCGCAGGCAGAAGCGCCGTGCCGGGCGCCCCTTGGAGTACTCGCCCCCCAGGCGCGCATTGGGCATCTCGACCAGCAGACCGCGGTCGACGAGTTCGTCGAGCACGTCGATGGTGGTCGATCGCGTGAGCATCACCGCCGCCATGACGTCGCTGGCGGTGAACGCCTCAGCCTCCCACGCGTAGGCGAGCACGGCGTCGAGGCTGCGGCGGCGGAGCGAGGGCACCGAGGACGAGGCAACCGTCATGGACCTTGACCCCCTTCGTGTCTGCTGCAATACTGCCGTCAACACATTGATTTGGCGAGTAGATTTACTCGTCGATTTTAGATGGTCGCAAGGACGCGAGGAGGAACCAGGTGTCGACGAAGACCAGGGCCGGGCGACGATGGGTCGCCGCGACCGCGGTGGGAGTGCTGGGGGCGGCGATGCTCGCAGGCTGTTCCACCGACGGGCGCGAGACGATCCGCTTCACCTTCAGCAAGCGCGAGGCGCTGACGTTCATGAACGACGTCGTCGCGCAGTACAACGCCTCGCAGGACAAGGTGCGGGTCGAGATGGATGCCTCGGGCGTCGACGTCGTGTCGGCGAGCTTCGTGCGCGGCAACCCGCCCGACATCATGCTCGCCAACTACAACTACGAGACCGCCCGTTTCGTGCAGCGGTGCGCGCTGAGCGACCTTTCCGACACGACGGCCGCGAGCACGGTGCGCGCCGACCTTCAGCCCCTCATGGACCAGTACGGCTCGTGCGAGGGGCGAACCAGCGCGCTGCCCTACTCGGTCATGGCCGCGTCGGTGATCTACAACCAGCAGATCTTCGAGCAGTACGGCCTCGAGGTCCCCACCACGTGGGACGAGCTGCTGCAGGGTTCCGAGACGCTGAAGGCGAACGGCGTCACGCCCTTCTACGGCACCTTCAAAGACGACTGGACCGTCGGTCAGGGCTGGTACGACTACTCCGTCGGCGGATCGCTGAACGTCATCGACTTCTTCGACGACCTCGCCGCCGAGGGCGCCGACGTCGGCCCGCAGTCGACGGTGTCGTTCGCCAAGGACTTCACCGAGCCGATGGAGCGCATGCTCCAGCTCGCCGAGAACTACACGAACCCGGATGCCGAGAGCCGGGCCTACGGCGACGGCAACCTCGCGTTCGCCCAGGGGCAGGCGGCGATGTACCTGCAGGGGCCGTGGGCGCTCGGCGAGATCGCCAAGACCTCGCCCGACCTCCCGGTCGGTACGTTCCCGCTGCCGATGACCGATGACCCGGCCGACTTGAAGGTCCGCGTCAACATGGACCTCGCGGCCATCATCCCCGAGGCATCCCGGCACAAGGATGCCGCCCGCGACTTCCTCGAGTACCTGTACCAGCCCGAGGTGATCGAGGCCTACAACGAGTCGCAGCTCGGCTTCGCCCCGACGAAGGATGCCCCCTCGCCGAGCGACCCCCGCATCGCGGGGATGATCCCCTACTACGACGAGGGCCGCATCTACCAGGGCGCCTCCGTGCTCGTGCCCAAGACCATCCCGGTCTTCAACTACGTGCAGGCGATGCTGTTCGGCGCCTCGCCGCAAGCCACCCTGAGCACCATGGACGAGGACTGGTCGCGGCTCGCCTTCCGCCAACCGCCGGCCTCGACGACCGACGCATCCGGCGAGGAGGCCGCGCGATGACCACGACGACCACGATCGTCACGGGCGGCAAAGCGACCGTGCGTCGCAGCAGCCGCCGCGTCGAGCCGATCTACTACCTATTCCTGCTCCCCACCCTGGTGCTCTTCACCCTCGCCATCACGGTGCCCGGCATCATCGGGATCTTCTTCAGCTTCACCGACTCGATCGGTCTGGGGGAGTGGAACTTCACGGGGCTCACCAACTACATCGCCATCTTCAGCGACCCGGCCATCCTGCAGGCCTACCTGTTCACGTTCGGGTTCTCGGTCGCCACCGTCATCGTCGTCAACATCGCGGCCTTCCTGCTCGCGGTGGGGCTCACCGCGCAGATCCGCTTCAAGAAGGCGCTGCGCACGGTCTTCGTCATCCCGATGGTGATCTCGGGCATCATCATCGCCTACGTCTTCAACTTCCTCTTCAGCAACTCCGTCCCGCAGGCCGGAGCCTCGCTCGGCATCCCGTGGCTCGAGACGAGCCTGCTGGCCAATCCCGACCTGGCGTGGGTCGCGATCGTGATCGTCACCGCGTGGCAGGCGATCCCCGGGACGCTGCTCATCTACATCGCGGGCCTGCTCTCCGTGCCCGGAGACGTGTACGAAGCGGCCGGTCTCGACGGGGCGAGCAAGACGCAGCAGCTCCTGCGCATCACGCTTCCGCTCGTGGCGGGGTACGTCGTGATCAACGTCATCCTGGGCTTCAAGGGCTTCCTGAACGCCTACGACATCATCGTCGGTCTCACCGGCGGTGGTCCCGGCACCGCGACGCGGAGCGTCGCGATGTCGATCATTCTGGGATTCAACGGCGGTGACTACGCGTACCAGATGGCGAACGCGGCCCTGTTCTTCATCGTCGCCGTCGTCATCTCGCTCCTGCAGCTCTCGCTGACCCGGGGAAGGAACACCCTGTCATGACCGCTCTCAACCAGCCCGCGCTCGCCTTCGAGCAGGCCGAGCTCGCCGTGCCCTCCCGTCGGGGCGCCCGTGTCCGCCGCGTCGGCACGGAGCGCATCAACTGGTCGGCGACGACCATCCTGGTGCTCTGCACGCTGACCGTGCTGTTGCCGCTGTACGTCACCATCTCGATGGCGCTGAAGAGCGGCACCCAGGTGGTCGACGGCAACGCCTTCTCGTTCCCGTCGCCGATCAGCTTCGACGGGTTCGTCCAGGCGTGGACCCTGACGAAGTTCCCCGTGGGGCTCGCGGTCTCGCTGTTCGTGACGGCCGGCACGGTCGTCGCGACGATTGTCCTCGCCGCCTTCGCCTCGTACGCGATCGCCCGCAACTGGGACCGCAAGCTCTTCCGCTACTCGTTCTTCTACCTGCTCGCGGCGATGTTCATCCCGTTCCCGGTGGTCGCGCTCCCGCAGATCCAGCTCACCGGCCGCGTCGGTCTCGACAACCCCGTCGGCGTGATCATCCTCGCCACGATGTTCCAGTTGAGCTTCAGCGTGCTGTTGTTCACGGCGTTCCTGCGCTCCATTCCGCTCGAGCTCGAAGAGAGCGCGCGCATCGACGGCGCGACGACCTGGCAGACGTTCTGGCGGCTCATCTTCCCGCTTCTGGCTCCGATGAGCGCGACGGTCGGCATCTTCGCGTTCCTCTACGCCTGGAACGACTTCATGATGCCCTCGCTCATCATCAGCGACCCGGCGCTGCAGACCCTGCCGGTGCGCCAGAACCTCTTCCAGACGCAGTTCAGCAACAACTACAACGTGGCCTTCGCCTCGTACCTCATGGCCATGGCCCCCGCGATCGTCGCCTACCTGTTCACCCAGCGATGGGTGATGGCGGGCGTGACGCAGGGCGCCGTCAAGGGCTGACACCGACCACCCCCTCGAAAGGACAACCGTGACCACCGCCGCACCCTCCGTGCAGACCCGCGAGCTCTCCGACGCCCCCGACTGGTGGCGCCAGGCCGTCGTCTACCAGGTGTATCCCCGCAGCTTCGCCGACACCGACGGCGACGGCCTGGGCGACATCAAGGGCATCACCTCGCGCGTGCCGTACCTGGCCGAGCTGGGGGTGGATGCCATCTGGCTCAGCCCCTTCTACCCCTCCGACCTCGCCGACGGCGGATACGACGTCGCCGACTACCGCGACGTCGACCCCAAGCTCGGGACCCTGGCCGACATGGACGAGCTCATCGCGCAGCTGCACGCCCACGGCATCCGGATCGTCGTCGACATCGTGCCGAACCACACCTCCGACAAGCACGTGTGGTTCCAGGAGGCGCTCGCCGCCGGCCGCGGCTCCGCAGCCCGCGAGCGGTACATCTTCCGCGAGGGCACCGGCGTCGACGGCGCCGAGCCGCCGACCGACTGGGAGTCGCTCTTCGGCGGGTCGGCGTGGGAGCGCGTCGATGACGGGCAGTGGTACCTGCACAACTTCGACGTGTCGCAGCCCGACCTGAACTGGGACAACCGCGAGGTGCGCGACGACTTCCTCACGACGCTGCGTTTCTGGAGCGACCGCGGGGTCGACGGGTTCCGCATCGACGTGGCGCACATGCTCACCAAGGACCTGACTGAGCCCCTGCCCTCGCGCGCCCAGCTCGAGGCGCTGCCGTTCGACGGCACGCACCCCCTGATCGACCGCGACGACGTCCACGAGGTCTACGCCGAGTGGCGCGAGGTCTTCAACTCGTACGATCCGCCGCGCACCGCCGTCGCCGAGGCGTGGGTGCACCCCTCGCGCGTGCCGTTGTACGCCAGCGCCGAGAGCCTGGGCCAGGCGTTCAACTTCGACCTGCTCGAGGCCGACTTCGACCCCGCGCAGTTCCGCCGGATCGTCGCCGACAACCTCGCGCTCGCGGCGGAGTCGGGCTCGTCGACCACGTGGGTGCTGTCGAACCACGACGTCGTGCGTCACGCGACCCGCTACGGCCTCCCGGATGCCGAGCGCGGCGCCGACGGACGCCCGACCCGCAAGCACGGCAACGAGTGGCTGCTGTCCGGTGGCGAGACTCCCGTGCTCGACACGGCTCGCGGCGAGCGCCGCGCACGCGCCGCAGCGACGTTCGTCCTGGGCCTCCCGGGTTCGGCGTACCTCTACCAGGGCGAGGAGCTGGGCCTGCACGAGGTCGCCGAGATCCCCGACGCCGATCGGCAGGACCCCACGTTCTTCCGCAGCCCCGGCATTGACCAGGGGCGCGACGGATGCCGTGTGCCTCTGCCGTGGACCGCGGAGGGGTCCGCGTTCGGCTTCGGCGCGAAGGGTGCCCACTTGCCGCAGCCTGCGTGGTTCAGCGCTTATGCGGTCGACCGACAGGACGGCGACCCGGCCTCGACGCTCTCGCTGTACCGCCGGGCGCTCGACCTGCGCCACGAGCTGCAGACCGACGAGCAGTTGCAGTGGATCGACGCGGGCCGCGACGACGTGGTGGCGTTCGAGCGCCCGAACGGCTGGACGGTCGTGACCAACTTCGGCACGGAGTCGGCGCCGCTTCCCGCCGGCGAGGTGCTGCTGTCCAGCGCCGAGCTCACCGGCGACGCCCTCCCCGCCGAGACGACGGTCTGGCTCCGCCGCTCCTAACTCCCCCGCTCCCCCCCTCCCCCCCTCCCCTCCCCCCCCCCCCGTAAAACCCCTGTTGAGTGTCCATGACACGCCGTTGTGGTCGGCCGCGATACGGCGTTTCCTGGACACTCAACGGGGTTGGCGGCCGCGTCCGTGCACCCGCGCCCATCCCCCGCCGCGTCGCTCGATCGCGCCGGCGGCGGCGAACGCCTCCAGCCAGCCGCTCATGGGCCACACGCCCCATCGCTCGTGGAACATCGCGCCGTTGCGCAGGATGTCGTCGAGGTGCTGCCACGGGGGAGAGGACACCGGATGCCACTGGTGGTAGGCGTCTGCACCCCCGACCCAGCGCATCTCGACGCCGCGGGCGCGCGCCGACCAGGCCAGATCGGTGTCTTCCGCGCCGTAACCCTCATACACGGGCGCGAAGCCGCCGATGCGCTCCCAGGTCGGCGGAGCCACGGCGAACGACAGCGACCAGAAGAGGTCGTACTCGGCCGCGGTCGCTCGGCGGTTCACACCGAGCGGCAGGGCGGGGCGAGCGCGGTGAGGCCGAGTGAGAAACGGCAGATCGGCTGCGCTTTCGGGGCGCTGCACGCTCGCCAGGTACGTCACGGGTCCGGCCAACAGCGCGTCCGGGTACGCGGCGGCCGCGGAGCGATAGGCGGGCAGCAGGTCGGGCCCGGGCAGGCAGTCCACGTCGAGGAACACCAGCAGCTTCGCGCCCGCGGCGACGGCCGCCTCGGCCGCGCGGTTGCGTCCCTCTCCGACCCGGAGTCCCACGGGCCCGGGCGGCACGTGCAGCGTGAGGCTCTCGGCATCCTGGATCCCGGCCGGAGCGGTCTCGTCGAGCCACGCTTCGACCCGCACGATGTCGGCGGCGACCTCGGCCAGCACGCGACGTTGACGCTCGAAGTGTTCGCGCCGCGCCGACGACGCGACCGTGATGACGGCGGTTCTCACGGCAGAACGGCTTCGACGGCGGCGGCCATGCGTTCGGCGGCGCCCGCGACCTGCCACCGCGACCAGTCGGGCTCGGCGCCTGCCGCCCGCTCGATGTGGTCGACGAGGCTCTCGGCCGTGGCGTGCTCGTCGGCGCGTCGTGCCAGACCCCACCGCTGCAAGGCGTCGGCGGTGGCCCGCTGCTCGTCGAAGGGGCGAGCCTGCGCGACGACCACGGCCCGGCTGCCGGATGCGGCGAGGTCGGCGACACTGTTCTGACCCGCCGCGCTCACGACGACGGTGCTGCGCGTGAGGAGCGGCCAGGGATCGTCGATGCGCGAGGCGTCGTCGTAGCCCACGGCGTCGACTCGCCACCCGCGAGCGGTCAGGCGGTCGGTGACGTCCGCGCGCACGGCGGGCTCGAGCACGCGTCCGAGCAGCAGCACCGACCGCCGTGACGAAGGCTGCTCGGCGGCGCGCCCGTCGTAGCGTGAGATGCCGCCGGTCCACACCACGCGGTCGCCGTGCGCCGCGAGCGCCGGCGTGGGCACGGCGCCGTGCGCCCACGGGGCGACGATCCTGTCGGCGAGGGCGTAGGCGAGAGCGTGCGGGGCGTCGGTGCGTGCGCCGGGCTGCGTCACGGCGATCGTGCGGAGCCCGAGCAAGCGGGCGAAGGCGACGACCTCGGCGCTCACGTCGACGACGAAGGCGGCCAATCCGCGTTGCGACGCGGTGGCCGCGATCGTCGCGAGCCGTGCGCGGTGTCCCGGGTGATCGTGCGGGGCCCAGTGCAGATGGCCGCGCGCGGTCGGGTCGGCGTCGCGCGGGTCGATGTTCGAGCCGTCCGAGCTCTCCACCGTGTCGGCGTCCCCGGGCAGTTCGATCCACTCGGTCGCCGCGTCGAGTCCGGCGGGGCGGGGAAGAGATGAGAACACGACGACGCTCGTCCGCACGTGCGGGCGCACCGCGAGCAGCCGTGCGATGTGACCGAAGCCGTGGTGGTGGACGTACCAGCCGATCACCATGACACCGCCGGCACGCGGCGCGCCGCGACGGGCTGCGAGGTGTGGGCGAGCACGCGCTCGACTTCCCGGTACCGCTGCGCGAGCGAGTGCTGACGCACCGCCGCCCGACGTGTCCACACGCGGGTCAGGGGTTCGCGCGCTCCCTGCGCGGCCAGCTCCGCCGCTGCCGTGCCCAGCGCGACGACGTCGCCCGGCATCACGGTGGCGGATCCCGGGATCCCGGCGAGCACCTCCGACACGCCGCCGATGTCGAACGCCGCGACCGGGGTGCCGGTGGCCAACGCTTCGGCGATGACGAGGCCGAAGGGTTCCTCCCACATGGGCGTCACCAGGGCGACGGCCGATGAGCCGACGAGGCGGCACAGGTCGGGCTGGCGCAGCGGACCCACGTAGCGGGCGTGCACCCCGAGGCGCGGCACCACCTCTTGCTCGAAGTAGTCGACGTCGCCGATGCGACCCGCCAGAACGATGTGGGCGTCGGCCGATCGTGCGGCCTCGATCGCGAGATGTGGCGCCTTCTCCGGAACCACGCGTCCCGACCACACCCATGACGTGCCGCCGGTACCGCGCGTCCACTGGTCCGTGTCGATGCCGTTCGGGAAGACGAAGGCGTCGACGCCCTCGACCGACCACGCGCGGGCCGTGGCCTGACTGACGGCGACGAAACGGTGCGCGCTGTCGCCCAGGTCTGCGGACGCCTCCAGCATCGGTTCGAGCGGCGGGGTGTGCAGGGTCGTCACGACGGGGATGTCCGCGTCGCGACTCCACCGGATCGGGGCGGCGTGGAGGCTGTGGTTGTCGACGACGTCGTACAGGTGCCGATCGGTGATCAGACGCTCGCGCGCGGCGTCGAAGGCAGCGTCGACGGCGGCCGCGTAGCCGCTCGGGTACTCGGTGTCCGATGCCTCCTCCGGGCGCGTCCAGGCCGGCGTGGGGAGGTGGAACTCCTCGACGTCACCGAGGAAATCCGATCCCTCCGCCGCGCACAGCGTCACCTCGTGGCCCCGCGAGCGCAGCCAGCGCACGCGGTCCCAGACGCACGCCTCGAGCCCGCCCGCGTGCGGCTGGCGCAGCGGGTATCGCGAGGGCGCCACGACGAGCACCCGCAGCAGACGCGTTGCCCGGATCATGCCGCGACCACCCTCGTGAGCGCGCTGCGGTACACCTCGACGTGCGCCGCGCGCACTCGCCCCCGCTCCGCGAGGCGCTGGCCACGGCGGCGGTCGACCTCAGCCGCGCGTGACGGCGAACCCGGCCGCGACCACCCCGGCGAGGCGGCATCCACGATCGCCCGGGCGAGCGAGAGGGGGTCGCCGACGTCGAAGGAGTGGAAGTCGCCCGGATGCTGCGCGGCGATGTGTCCGACGCGGGTGCCGATGACGGGGACGGCGAGGTCGTAGCAGAGCTCCGCCCACCCCGACTGGGTGCCGTGGCGGTAGGGGAGCACGCACGCGTCGAGGTCGGCGAGCCACGCCGCGAGGGCGGCGTCGTCGAGGCGTGGTCCGTGCTCGACGCTCACACCGTCGGCACCTCGGGCGAGGAGGTCGATGGATGCCGCGGCCTCGTCGTCGCGGACCCGCTCGTTCAGTCGCACCACGGCCTCGACCCGCGTGCCCTGCGCGCGCAGGTCGGCCACGGCGCGTACCAGGGTGGCGCAGGTTCCGACGCCGTCGATGTTGGGCCGTAGATCACGCAGGTGCACGCCGACCCGGGCGACGTCGTGCACCCGGCCCACCGGGCGCGGTGCGTCGGGCAGCAGCGTCGGGTGCGCGATCACGGTCGTCGGACGCCGCGCGATCGCGCGGACCTCGCCGTCGGTGGTATCGGTGAGGGTGATGAGGGCGTCGGCGGCGGCAGTGAGCACCTCGAGTGACGCGCGGTGTTCGTCCTGCGTCGTCAGCTGCGGGTTGTCGAGGTCGTGCACCGTGTAGACGAACGGCTTTCCGAGCCGTCGGAGGGCGGTCACCGTCTCCCGCAGCTCGGTGGCGCTGTACGACTCGATGCCGAAATGCACGTGCACCAGGTCGAAGTCCGCCGCGTGGGCCTCCAGCCACGCGGGAAGCAGCACCTGAGGAGGCCACCACTGGCCGGCCGGTGCGCCCGGGGGCGGCGGGTCGGCGAGCAGGGTCACGCGATCGGGATCGGTGACGGCGATGACGTAGGGATGTGCCGAGGGAACGGCTGCGATTCGGACCGGGGGGACGGTGGTGGCGACGATCTTCTCTCCTCCTCGTGCGTTCGAGTGCGTGACGGTGCGCGTACCGCATCGCCAGGCACATCGCAATGCAAGGGGGCGGTTGGGACGACGATGGCACCGACGGATACGTTCACATCATGGGTGTCGACACGGCGCGGCCAGGAAGCCTTGCGGACCACGGCGAGGCGGTGATAGCGCGTCGTCGGCACTACGCCGAGTTCTTCGGCGAGGCCCCGCTTCCCGCAGATTTCGGCCTGGTCGTGGGCAATTGCCAGGCCGAGTCGTTGCGGCTCGTGATCGCCTCGGAGGAGCTTCCCGCGATCCGCGTCCCGGCCGTTCACGAACTCACCGCCGCCGATGCGGCACGCCTGCACGGCCTTCTCGCCGCGGCGGCCTTCCTGGTCGTTCAGCCCATCCGCGACGATTATCGCGGCCTGCCTCTGGGCACCGCCCAGCTGCGCGCGTCGCTGCCGCCGTCAGCGCGCGTGGTGGCCGTCCCGGCCGTGCGCTTCGCCGGGCTTCACCCCTTCCAGGCGGTTCTGCGCTTGCCCGAATACCCCGAGGATCCGCCGCTCGTGGCTTATCACGACGTCCGCACGGTCGCCGAGGCGGCGGGGCGACCCGTGCCCTCGGAGATTTCCCCCGCGGCAGTGCGCGCGCTCGCCGATGCGTCGGTCGCCGAGCTGCGTCGCCGTGAGGCGCTGGGGCTGGACATCCCGGCATCCGATCTGCTGTCCCCCGTGGTCGACGATCTGGCGCGCACGGTCAACCACCCGGGCAACGCCCTCTTCCTCCCGCTCGGCGAGCGTCTCGTCGAAGCCCTCGGCGCTCCCGGACGCGTCGTCGACCCGGGCCGGCCCCTGTTGGCGAGCGTTCGCGCGCCCCTCGAGAGCTGGGTCGTCGACGCGTGGAACCTGGATGCCGAGCCCCGGCCCGACTGGATCGTCGCCGGCGAGGTCCTTCCCGCCGCCGTCGTGCGCGAGGCGCACCTGGCCTTCTACGCCGAGCGGCCCCCGCTCCTGGCCGCCGTCGTCGCGCGCATGGAGCCGCTGCTGCTCACGTGGGGGGCTGCCGCGTGAGCGCGTCGTCGATCCCGGATGCCGCCGTGCCCGTGCTGCTCGTGCACCCCGGGTCCCACGGGGTCGCGGTCTACGCCCGCGAGATCGCCGCCGAGGTGATCCGGCATGCCCTCGGAACCCGGCTGAGCGCACCCGACGCCCTCGCGGCGGTCCCGGCCGGCACGCCCGTGCACGCTCACGTGACCGATCGGTTGTGGGGTGCCTCTCCCGAGGAGGCCGCGCGCGCCCTCACGGCTCTGGCCGGCCGGCATCCGCTCGCCGTGACGTTGCACGACGTTCCGCAAGCATCCGACGGAGAGCGCAATCTGCCCCGCCGTCGGGCGTTTTATCGAGCGGTCGCCGAGGCCGCCCGGGGTGTCGCGGTCAACAGCGTGCACGAGCATGAACTCCTGCGCGAAGAGGAGGTCTGGCACGGCGCGGTCGAGGTCGTCCCGTTGCCGGTGCAGAGCGTGGCGCCCACGGACCCCGGGCCGAGCGATGACGCAGTCGGCGTGCTGGGGTACTTCTACCCCGGGAAGGGGCATGACGAGGCGCTTGTCGCGACGGCCGCCGCGGGGATGACGCGCCTGGTCGTGCTGGGGCGGGCCTCCGACGGTCACGGTGCCGATCTCGAGGCCTTCGTTCGCCGGGCCGCCGACCGGGGTGTCGCGGTCGAGGTGACGGGATGGCTCGACGACGCTGACATGGTGCAGCGGGCCCGCCGGGTCGCGGTTCCCGTCATCGCCCACCGGCACGTGTCGGCGTCGGGATCCCTCGCCTCCTGGATCGGTTGGGGCAGGCGTCCCGTCGCGGTGCGCAACCGGTATGTCGACGAGATGGCTGCCCTGCGCCCGGGCACTCTCCAGGTCGTGGATTCCGACGCGTTGGCCGTGGCGGTGAGTACGGCGCGCGGCGATGCCGCCGGCACCTGGCACGGCATCGACCCGGTGCCGTTCGGTCGGTCCGACGCCGCCCGATCCTATGTGCGCTGGTGGGCGGAGGTGTTCCGGTGACGGTCGGCGACCAGCGCTGGAACGAACGGATGCCATGGGTCCCGGGCAACCGATGGGACTTGGTGGCGGACCGACAGCCGGAACCCCCGCGGGTGAGCGTCATCGTGACGCACTATGACCAACCCGACGAGCTCGCGCGTACGCTCGTCGCGCTTCAGCGGCAGGACCACCCGTCCGAGCTGGTGGAGATCATCGTCGCCGACGACGGTTCGCCCCGCGAGCCCACGGTTCCGGCGGGGGTGCGGCTGGTGCGCCAGGAAGATCGGGGGTTCCGTGCCGCCGCCGCCCGTAATCTGGGTGCCGCGGCAGCGACGGGCGAGGTGCTCTGTTTCCTCGACGCCGACACCGCCCCGGAGCCGTCGTACGTGCGTCGCCTCTCGCGCCTTCCCGCCCTGCTCCCGGAGGCAGTGACGGTCGGGCGGAGGCGGCATGCCGATCTGGCGGGACTCGCTGCCGAAACACCCGTCGAGCAGGCGGGGCCCACCCGCGAGCTGCCCGAGCCGGCGTGGTTGCGCGAGGCCTACACCCG is a genomic window containing:
- a CDS encoding carbohydrate ABC transporter permease; translation: MTALNQPALAFEQAELAVPSRRGARVRRVGTERINWSATTILVLCTLTVLLPLYVTISMALKSGTQVVDGNAFSFPSPISFDGFVQAWTLTKFPVGLAVSLFVTAGTVVATIVLAAFASYAIARNWDRKLFRYSFFYLLAAMFIPFPVVALPQIQLTGRVGLDNPVGVIILATMFQLSFSVLLFTAFLRSIPLELEESARIDGATTWQTFWRLIFPLLAPMSATVGIFAFLYAWNDFMMPSLIISDPALQTLPVRQNLFQTQFSNNYNVAFASYLMAMAPAIVAYLFTQRWVMAGVTQGAVKG
- a CDS encoding ABC transporter substrate-binding protein; protein product: MSTKTRAGRRWVAATAVGVLGAAMLAGCSTDGRETIRFTFSKREALTFMNDVVAQYNASQDKVRVEMDASGVDVVSASFVRGNPPDIMLANYNYETARFVQRCALSDLSDTTAASTVRADLQPLMDQYGSCEGRTSALPYSVMAASVIYNQQIFEQYGLEVPTTWDELLQGSETLKANGVTPFYGTFKDDWTVGQGWYDYSVGGSLNVIDFFDDLAAEGADVGPQSTVSFAKDFTEPMERMLQLAENYTNPDAESRAYGDGNLAFAQGQAAMYLQGPWALGEIAKTSPDLPVGTFPLPMTDDPADLKVRVNMDLAAIIPEASRHKDAARDFLEYLYQPEVIEAYNESQLGFAPTKDAPSPSDPRIAGMIPYYDEGRIYQGASVLVPKTIPVFNYVQAMLFGASPQATLSTMDEDWSRLAFRQPPASTTDASGEEAAR
- a CDS encoding galactosyltransferase-related protein, coding for MRTAVITVASSARREHFERQRRVLAEVAADIVRVEAWLDETAPAGIQDAESLTLHVPPGPVGLRVGEGRNRAAEAAVAAGAKLLVFLDVDCLPGPDLLPAYRSAAAAYPDALLAGPVTYLASVQRPESAADLPFLTRPHRARPALPLGVNRRATAAEYDLFWSLSFAVAPPTWERIGGFAPVYEGYGAEDTDLAWSARARGVEMRWVGGADAYHQWHPVSSPPWQHLDDILRNGAMFHERWGVWPMSGWLEAFAAAGAIERRGGGWARVHGRGRQPR
- a CDS encoding glycoside hydrolase family 13 protein, which codes for MTTAAPSVQTRELSDAPDWWRQAVVYQVYPRSFADTDGDGLGDIKGITSRVPYLAELGVDAIWLSPFYPSDLADGGYDVADYRDVDPKLGTLADMDELIAQLHAHGIRIVVDIVPNHTSDKHVWFQEALAAGRGSAARERYIFREGTGVDGAEPPTDWESLFGGSAWERVDDGQWYLHNFDVSQPDLNWDNREVRDDFLTTLRFWSDRGVDGFRIDVAHMLTKDLTEPLPSRAQLEALPFDGTHPLIDRDDVHEVYAEWREVFNSYDPPRTAVAEAWVHPSRVPLYASAESLGQAFNFDLLEADFDPAQFRRIVADNLALAAESGSSTTWVLSNHDVVRHATRYGLPDAERGADGRPTRKHGNEWLLSGGETPVLDTARGERRARAAATFVLGLPGSAYLYQGEELGLHEVAEIPDADRQDPTFFRSPGIDQGRDGCRVPLPWTAEGSAFGFGAKGAHLPQPAWFSAYAVDRQDGDPASTLSLYRRALDLRHELQTDEQLQWIDAGRDDVVAFERPNGWTVVTNFGTESAPLPAGEVLLSSAELTGDALPAETTVWLRRS
- a CDS encoding ROK family protein, encoding MTVASSSVPSLRRRSLDAVLAYAWEAEAFTASDVMAAVMLTRSTTIDVLDELVDRGLLVEMPNARLGGEYSKGRPARRFCLRADAGLVVGVDAGRGHVTATVADLRGTPVATSRLTVDPERDSPERRRRATEKVVDATLTRARASRDRVVALCVGVPAPVDRAGRSPVHHDGFWQRMNPDFVDTFAAWAPVVRVENDASLAAVAEHAQGAAVGCDDFIALLAGERFGAGLWIDGRLLRGAHGGAGETVALDRVEGVGSAFGLAPRCVEAARAAITAGTLPADSDLARVPLESLDAKTVLHLAGRGDPGALAVAAEVGAALATVTGVLGSLFDVRRVVVSGAIAAGAGPIIEAASAALPTELHLPAPELVASPLGADIVSIGAVAAAVDAARTRAIDLAVFAPAEVRAQA
- a CDS encoding glycosyltransferase, which encodes MIRATRLLRVLVVAPSRYPLRQPHAGGLEACVWDRVRWLRSRGHEVTLCAAEGSDFLGDVEEFHLPTPAWTRPEEASDTEYPSGYAAAVDAAFDAARERLITDRHLYDVVDNHSLHAAPIRWSRDADIPVVTTLHTPPLEPMLEASADLGDSAHRFVAVSQATARAWSVEGVDAFVFPNGIDTDQWTRGTGGTSWVWSGRVVPEKAPHLAIEAARSADAHIVLAGRIGDVDYFEQEVVPRLGVHARYVGPLRQPDLCRLVGSSAVALVTPMWEEPFGLVIAEALATGTPVAAFDIGGVSEVLAGIPGSATVMPGDVVALGTAAAELAAQGAREPLTRVWTRRAAVRQHSLAQRYREVERVLAHTSQPVAARRVPAVSW
- a CDS encoding carbohydrate ABC transporter permease — encoded protein: MTTTTTIVTGGKATVRRSSRRVEPIYYLFLLPTLVLFTLAITVPGIIGIFFSFTDSIGLGEWNFTGLTNYIAIFSDPAILQAYLFTFGFSVATVIVVNIAAFLLAVGLTAQIRFKKALRTVFVIPMVISGIIIAYVFNFLFSNSVPQAGASLGIPWLETSLLANPDLAWVAIVIVTAWQAIPGTLLIYIAGLLSVPGDVYEAAGLDGASKTQQLLRITLPLVAGYVVINVILGFKGFLNAYDIIVGLTGGGPGTATRSVAMSIILGFNGGDYAYQMANAALFFIVAVVISLLQLSLTRGRNTLS